One window of Lytechinus variegatus isolate NC3 chromosome 2, Lvar_3.0, whole genome shotgun sequence genomic DNA carries:
- the LOC121408864 gene encoding uncharacterized protein LOC121408864 isoform X1 — protein MQQAASRSLLAFKGRCMDVKFDIGNSNYKPLEKIGTGAYGVVCSALNKKNGEKVAIKKIPNSFDELTTAKRTFRELKILRHFRHENVIAIREILMPKEPLSEMKDVYVVFDLMESDLHQIIHSNQPFSLEHIRFFLYQILRGLKYIHSADVIHRDLKPSNLLVNENCELKIGDFGMARGLSTISADKKKMFMTSYVATRWYRAPELLFSSDDYTLAVDVWSVGCILGEMIGRKQMFPGKNPIDQLSLIVNVLGMPPTHMLKSTSSDQLYNFFQKNFANKTPKDLSKLYPKADPQGLDLLAKMLIFEPSERITVNKALQHPFLATYYSPDDEPDCFPKFDFSFENQDMTKEQIKQQVGKMILKYNKPKGWVSKGLLSVVPKTDVTGGTTTQSANNFGTLQTVGPSSSHSSLKTIGPSSNGRCGLQTIGPSSSNHGSLQTIGPSSNSLQTIGPSSRNLQTVGPSSHTLQTIGPSGSRNSLQSDGPSSKRDTLQTVGPSSRTTTLETVGPSSEVRNDNDGDNAPLSPGGSPLIRESLLSGLSQTSPLFGGLTDLSPKFVAADSLSPEIFKPPMEPSRIQFESLDSKPDPTPNVFLGLPDIGSVPGSVSDVEMPSAKSTSGDTVTSFFMSSEKIPTQGKVCSQATTSLLVSSDIEMRSAKGEATTLIGEQISNEAEGTEEKDRKDNSQGSTSGVPHTSKEADGQRDRSNSTGQKTISEDTKALIKAALMNSALKNHKKERVESTSSEPGKGGGKMPVTALSRQREREEKRKQKMRRSMKKKKNRNDKEEKNVSPALLTEEDKNMLERWNRMQQKEATASKSQDESSRRVKSESDVPYEPAAKSQVPNNPKRSDVVQYSIKSDVSSRSDSKSFKVSESLMESPKFGATASPTLFDEISSLNQESYPQSPDYLSQLDLPSGNSLFGSVSPYSLNVESTSETRNSSQNRMPLGATCGPREELQFNSTLQATNQQTMPFTPMFVATSRNRSGSDVFLSPKKSPKQQFLYRSPADRQTPSPPSHIPSPPSCLQKSPPDYRSTTAQANPVGLLNNQSTSLAGQSQDHSLGRRNDSTSSDITTIIRQLSRSVVEDTLPSLLSVPLPVTPKGDGGGYGLSLDIEELMGESLDPNVQINDGSRCDSAPLSASLLSDWLDVRNLNSEDMKAIEQDVRILTNENLRDIQRELGLTSPVGIPVIPPLGAGQSDRNRKM, from the exons ATGCAACAAGCTGCATCACGGAGTCTTCTTGCCTTTAAGGGCAGATGCATGGATGTCAAGTTTGACATAGGAAACTCAAATTATAAGCCTCTTGAGAAGATAGGAACAG GTGCCTATGGAGTTGTTTGTTCAGCACTCAATAAGAAGAACGGCGAGAAGGTAGCTATAAAGAAGATTCCAAACTCTTTTGATGAGCTCACCACTGCCAAGAGAACCTTCAGAGAGTTGAAGATCCTGCGCCACTTCagacatgaaaatgtcattgcCATTCGGGAGATCCTCATGCCCAAGGAACCTTTATCAGAGATGAAAGATGTCTATGTGGTCTTTGACTTGATGGAAAGTGACTTACATCAAATAATCCACTCCAATCAACCATTCAGTTTAGAGCACATCAGGTTCTTTCTGTATCAGATTCTGAGAGGTTTGAAGTACATCCACTCTGCTGATGTGATCCACAGAGACTTAAAACCGAGCAACTTGTTAGTCAACGAGAATTGCGAACTGAAGATTGGAGACTTTGGAATGGCAAGAGGACTGTCTACAATAAGTgcagataagaagaaaatgttcaTGACCTCATATGTAGCTACGAGATGGTACCGTGCACCAGAgcttttgttttcttcagaTGATTACACTCTAGCTGTGGATGTCTGGTCTGTGGGATGTATTCTGGGGGAGATGATTGGTAGGAAGCAGATGTTTCCAGGAAAAAATCCTATTGATCAGCTCTCTCTCATAGTGAATGTTCTTGGCATGCCCCCAACTCACATGCTGAAATCAACAAGCAGTGATCAACTGTACAACTTCTTTCAGAAGAACTTTGCCAACAAGACTCCCAAAGACCTATCTAAACTCTACCCTAAAGCTGATCCTCAAGGTTTAGATCTGCTGGCAAAAATGCTTATATTTGAGCCATCGGAGCGCATAACAGTCAATAAGGCACTCCAACACCCATTCCTCGCTACCTACTACAGTCCTGATGATGAGCCAGACTGTTTcccaaagtttgatttttcatttgagAACCAAGACATGACAAAGGAACAAATCAAGCAGCAAGTTGGCAAAATGATTCTGAAATACAATAAACCAAAAGGATGGGTCAGTAAAGGATTGCTGAGTGTTGTTCCAAAGACTGACGTGACAGGTGGTACTACTACACAATCAGCTAATAATTTTGGCACTCTCCAAACTGTAGGCCCTTCTAGCAGCCACAGTAGCCTCAAAACTATTGGACCTTCATCAAATGGTAGATGTGGACTTCAAACTATTGGTCCTTCATCCAGCAATCATGGAAGCCTACAAACTATTGGTCCATCCTCTAACAGTCTCCAAACCATTGGCCCTTCCTCCAGGAATCTGCAAACTGTTGGCCCTTCTTCTCATACTCTTCAAACTATTGGTCCTTCTGGAAGCAGGAATTCTCTTCAGAGTGATGGTCCATCAAGCAAAAGGGACACTCTGCAAACTGTAGGACCATCATCAAGAACAACAACTCTTGAGACAGTAGGTCCATCCTCTGAAGTGAgaaatgacaatgatggtgataatgcaCCGCTCTCTCCCGGTGGTTCACCTCTCATCAGAGAAAGCTTGCTCTCTGGTCTTTCACAAACCTCACCCCTGTTTGGAGGACTCACTGACCTGTCACCAAAGTTTGTTGCAGCTGACAGTCTCAGCCCAGAAATCTTCAAACCTCCAATGGAGCCTAGCAGAATTCAGTTTGAGAGTCTGGATTCTAAACCTGATCCAACTCCTAATGTTTTTCTGGGATTACCTGACATTGGATCTGTACCTGGCTCTGTAAGTGACGTTGAAATGCCCAGTGCAAAGTCCACAAGTGGTGACACTGTGACATCATTCTTTATGTCATCAGAGAAAATACCCACCCAAGGAAAGGTATGCAGCCAAGCAACAACGTCCCTTCTTGTTTCAAGTGACATTGAAATGCGAAGTGCAAAAGGAGAAGCAACAACCCTTATTGGAGAACAAATTTCTAATGAAGCAGAAGGTACTGAAGAGAAAGACCGAAAAGATAATAGTCAAGGGAGCACTTCTGGTGTACCCCATACAAG CAAAGAAGCAGATGGGCAGCGAGACCGTTCCAATAGCACTGGACAGAAAACCATTTCAGAAGACACAAAGGCTCTCATCAAAGCGGCTCTCATGAACTCTGCTCTCAAGAATCATAAAAAGGAGAGAGTAG AATCTACTTCAAGTGAACCAGGCAAAGGAGGTGGTAAGATGCCTGTGACAGCATTATCTCGTCAGCGGGAACGAGAGGAAAAACGCAAGCAGAAAATGCGGCGAtcgatgaagaagaagaagaatcgCAATGACAAAGAGGAAAAGAATGTATCTCCTGCTCTTTTGACAGAGGAGGATAAAAATATGTTAGAGAGATGGAATCGGATGCAACAAAAAGAAGCTACTGCTTCAAAGTCTCAGGATGAAAGCTCCAGACGAGTGAAGTCTGAATCAGATGTGCCATATGAGCCAGCAGCTAAGTCTCAGGTTCCAAACAATCCCAAAAGATCAGACGTTGTGCAATATTCAATCAAATCAGACGTTTCAAGTAGAAGTGATTCAAAAAGTTTTAAAGTGTCAGAGAGTCTAATGGAGTCTCCAAAATTTGGTGCAACTGCAAGTCCAACTCTCTTTGATGAGATATCATCTTTGAATCAAGAAAGTTATCCGCAATCCCCTGATTACCTCTCCCAGCTAGACCTACCTTCAGGGAATAGTTTGTTTGGATCTGTTTCTCCCTACTCCCTTAATGTGGAGAGCACAAGTGAAACACGTAACTCATCTCAAAACAGAATGCCTTTGGGAGCTACATGTGGTCCTCGAGAGGAACTACAATTTAATTCCACCCTGCAAGCAACAAACCAACAAACCATGCCCTTCACGCCCATGTTTGTTGCAACATCAAGGAATCGCTCCGGCAGTGATGTGTTCCTCAGCCCAAAGAAGTCTCCAAAGCAGCAGTTCCTGTACCGCTCTCCTGCAGATCGACAGACGCCCTCACCACCCAGTCACATCCCATCTCCACCATCATGCCTACAGAAATCACCACCTGATTACAGGTCGACAACTGCACAAGCCAATCCTGTAGGGTTGTTGAACAACCAATCCACTTCCTTGGCAGGTCAATCACAAGACCATTCTTTAGGGAGACGTAATGATTCAACTTCTTCggacatcaccaccatcatcagacAGCTTTCTCGCTCTGTTGTGGAAGACACATTGCCCTCACTGTTATCTGTGCCTTTACCAGTCACGCCAAAGGGAGATGGAGGTGGCTATGGGCTCAGTCTTGATATAGAGGAACTGATGGGAGAATCTCTTGACCCCAATGTCCAAATAAATGATGG CAGCAGATGTGATTCCGCTCCTCTCTCTGCCTCACTCctctctgattggctggatgTCCGCAACCTGAACTCTGAAGATATGAAGGCGATTGAGCAGGATGTGCGTATCCTGACGAATGAGAACTTACGCGATATACAACGTGAGCTGGGGCTCACTTCACCTGTAGGTATACCGGTCATACCACCTTTGGGTGCAGGGCAGTCAGACAGGAACCGAAAGATGTAA
- the LOC121408870 gene encoding DNA ligase 1-like, producing MPVGTRSSSRRGAGEVGLGDQTESLESLSSPRKRVSRSTKIKKSEEETKSIPEETLDSENEKTDASNAIESKDGVSLDQNIQEPNTYQSLDTSSVASERVKSAEKTINNTEVAYTEKGSADETAAKEVINSRKQPADETRATCDVIKSVMEAYKQESTTQKRFKGMPKSGRPWKTEQTARFSNMRKDKPLKSSWQLKMAQKAEKLSVRKYQQELEDAKRQAILLKKQRREEHQKKKEENQKKSEVVQVIKNPAKLKRMKKKQLRMIKKR from the exons ATGCCTGTTGGAACCAGAAGTAGTTCTAGACGAGGAGCTGGAGAAGTGGGACTAGGAGACCAAACAGAGTCTTTGG AAAGTTTGTCAAGCCCGAGAAAGAGAGTCTCAAGGTCTACAAAGATCAAGAAGTCTGAAGAGGAGACAAAGTCAATTCCAGAAGAAACATTGGACTCAGAGAATGAGAAAACAGATGCATCAAATGCTATAGAGAGCAAAGACGGTGTATCATTAGATCAAAATATACAGGAACCAAACACTTATCAATCATTAGACACATCTTCCGTTGCAAGTGAAAGAGTGAAATCTGCAGAAAAGACCATTAATAACACTGAGGTTGCATATACAGAGAAAGGGTCTGCTGATGAGACTGCTGCCAAAGAGGTAATAAACTCAAGAAAACAGCCTGCTGATGAGACGAGAGCAACTTGTGACGTTATCAAGAGTGTAATGGAAGCTTACAAGCAAGAATCTACAACACAAAAGCGGTTCAAAGGAATGCCAAAGTCAGGCAGACCATGGAAGACAGAGCAGACTGCACG GTTTTCCAACATGAGAAAAGATAAGCCTCTCAAGTCATCATGGCAACTCAAAATGGCCCAGAAAGCAGAAAAGTTGTCTGTCAGAAAATATCAGCAAGAGTTAGAAGATGCCAAAAGGCAGGCTATCCTG TTAAAGAAACAGCGGAGAGAAGAGCatcagaagaagaaagaagaaaatcaaaagAAGTCCGAAGTGGTCCAAGTT ATTAAGAATCCAGCTAAGCTGAAGAGGATGAAGAAGAAGCAACTTCGAATGATTAAGAAGCGATGA
- the LOC121408864 gene encoding mitogen-activated protein kinase 7-like isoform X2 encodes MQQAASRSLLAFKGRCMDVKFDIGNSNYKPLEKIGTGAYGVVCSALNKKNGEKVAIKKIPNSFDELTTAKRTFRELKILRHFRHENVIAIREILMPKEPLSEMKDVYVVFDLMESDLHQIIHSNQPFSLEHIRFFLYQILRGLKYIHSADVIHRDLKPSNLLVNENCELKIGDFGMARGLSTISADKKKMFMTSYVATRWYRAPELLFSSDDYTLAVDVWSVGCILGEMIGRKQMFPGKNPIDQLSLIVNVLGMPPTHMLKSTSSDQLYNFFQKNFANKTPKDLSKLYPKADPQGLDLLAKMLIFEPSERITVNKALQHPFLATYYSPDDEPDCFPKFDFSFENQDMTKEQIKQQVGKMILKYNKPKGWVSKGLLSVVPKTDVTGGTTTQSANNFGTLQTVGPSSSHSSLKTIGPSSNGRCGLQTIGPSSSNHGSLQTIGPSSNSLQTIGPSSRNLQTVGPSSHTLQTIGPSGSRNSLQSDGPSSKRDTLQTVGPSSRTTTLETVGPSSEVRNDNDGDNAPLSPGGSPLIRESLLSGLSQTSPLFGGLTDLSPKFVAADSLSPEIFKPPMEPSRIQFESLDSKPDPTPNVFLGLPDIGSVPGSVSDVEMPSAKSTSGDTVTSFFMSSEKIPTQGKVCSQATTSLLVSSDIEMRSAKGEATTLIGEQISNEAEGTEEKDRKDNSQGSTSGVPHTSKEADGQRDRSNSTGQKTISEDTKALIKAALMNSALKNHKKERVESTSSEPGKGGGKMPVTALSRQREREEKRKQKMRRSMKKKKNRNDKEEKNVSPALLTEEDKNMLERWNRMQQKEATASKSQDESSRRVKSESDVPYEPAAKSQVPNNPKRSDVVQYSIKSDVSSRSDSKSFKVSESLMESPKFGATASPTLFDEISSLNQESYPQSPDYLSQLDLPSGNSLFGSVSPYSLNVESTSETRNSSQNRMPLGATCGPREELQFNSTLQATNQQTMPFTPMFVATSRNRSGSDVFLSPKKSPKQQFLYRSPADRQTPSPPSHIPSPPSCLQKSPPDYRSTTAQANPVGLLNNQSTSLAGQSQDHSLGRRNDSTSSDITTIIRQLSRSVVEDTLPSLLSVPLPVTPKGDGGGYGLSLDIEELMGESLDPNVQINDGRCDSAPLSASLLSDWLDVRNLNSEDMKAIEQDVRILTNENLRDIQRELGLTSPVGIPVIPPLGAGQSDRNRKM; translated from the exons ATGCAACAAGCTGCATCACGGAGTCTTCTTGCCTTTAAGGGCAGATGCATGGATGTCAAGTTTGACATAGGAAACTCAAATTATAAGCCTCTTGAGAAGATAGGAACAG GTGCCTATGGAGTTGTTTGTTCAGCACTCAATAAGAAGAACGGCGAGAAGGTAGCTATAAAGAAGATTCCAAACTCTTTTGATGAGCTCACCACTGCCAAGAGAACCTTCAGAGAGTTGAAGATCCTGCGCCACTTCagacatgaaaatgtcattgcCATTCGGGAGATCCTCATGCCCAAGGAACCTTTATCAGAGATGAAAGATGTCTATGTGGTCTTTGACTTGATGGAAAGTGACTTACATCAAATAATCCACTCCAATCAACCATTCAGTTTAGAGCACATCAGGTTCTTTCTGTATCAGATTCTGAGAGGTTTGAAGTACATCCACTCTGCTGATGTGATCCACAGAGACTTAAAACCGAGCAACTTGTTAGTCAACGAGAATTGCGAACTGAAGATTGGAGACTTTGGAATGGCAAGAGGACTGTCTACAATAAGTgcagataagaagaaaatgttcaTGACCTCATATGTAGCTACGAGATGGTACCGTGCACCAGAgcttttgttttcttcagaTGATTACACTCTAGCTGTGGATGTCTGGTCTGTGGGATGTATTCTGGGGGAGATGATTGGTAGGAAGCAGATGTTTCCAGGAAAAAATCCTATTGATCAGCTCTCTCTCATAGTGAATGTTCTTGGCATGCCCCCAACTCACATGCTGAAATCAACAAGCAGTGATCAACTGTACAACTTCTTTCAGAAGAACTTTGCCAACAAGACTCCCAAAGACCTATCTAAACTCTACCCTAAAGCTGATCCTCAAGGTTTAGATCTGCTGGCAAAAATGCTTATATTTGAGCCATCGGAGCGCATAACAGTCAATAAGGCACTCCAACACCCATTCCTCGCTACCTACTACAGTCCTGATGATGAGCCAGACTGTTTcccaaagtttgatttttcatttgagAACCAAGACATGACAAAGGAACAAATCAAGCAGCAAGTTGGCAAAATGATTCTGAAATACAATAAACCAAAAGGATGGGTCAGTAAAGGATTGCTGAGTGTTGTTCCAAAGACTGACGTGACAGGTGGTACTACTACACAATCAGCTAATAATTTTGGCACTCTCCAAACTGTAGGCCCTTCTAGCAGCCACAGTAGCCTCAAAACTATTGGACCTTCATCAAATGGTAGATGTGGACTTCAAACTATTGGTCCTTCATCCAGCAATCATGGAAGCCTACAAACTATTGGTCCATCCTCTAACAGTCTCCAAACCATTGGCCCTTCCTCCAGGAATCTGCAAACTGTTGGCCCTTCTTCTCATACTCTTCAAACTATTGGTCCTTCTGGAAGCAGGAATTCTCTTCAGAGTGATGGTCCATCAAGCAAAAGGGACACTCTGCAAACTGTAGGACCATCATCAAGAACAACAACTCTTGAGACAGTAGGTCCATCCTCTGAAGTGAgaaatgacaatgatggtgataatgcaCCGCTCTCTCCCGGTGGTTCACCTCTCATCAGAGAAAGCTTGCTCTCTGGTCTTTCACAAACCTCACCCCTGTTTGGAGGACTCACTGACCTGTCACCAAAGTTTGTTGCAGCTGACAGTCTCAGCCCAGAAATCTTCAAACCTCCAATGGAGCCTAGCAGAATTCAGTTTGAGAGTCTGGATTCTAAACCTGATCCAACTCCTAATGTTTTTCTGGGATTACCTGACATTGGATCTGTACCTGGCTCTGTAAGTGACGTTGAAATGCCCAGTGCAAAGTCCACAAGTGGTGACACTGTGACATCATTCTTTATGTCATCAGAGAAAATACCCACCCAAGGAAAGGTATGCAGCCAAGCAACAACGTCCCTTCTTGTTTCAAGTGACATTGAAATGCGAAGTGCAAAAGGAGAAGCAACAACCCTTATTGGAGAACAAATTTCTAATGAAGCAGAAGGTACTGAAGAGAAAGACCGAAAAGATAATAGTCAAGGGAGCACTTCTGGTGTACCCCATACAAG CAAAGAAGCAGATGGGCAGCGAGACCGTTCCAATAGCACTGGACAGAAAACCATTTCAGAAGACACAAAGGCTCTCATCAAAGCGGCTCTCATGAACTCTGCTCTCAAGAATCATAAAAAGGAGAGAGTAG AATCTACTTCAAGTGAACCAGGCAAAGGAGGTGGTAAGATGCCTGTGACAGCATTATCTCGTCAGCGGGAACGAGAGGAAAAACGCAAGCAGAAAATGCGGCGAtcgatgaagaagaagaagaatcgCAATGACAAAGAGGAAAAGAATGTATCTCCTGCTCTTTTGACAGAGGAGGATAAAAATATGTTAGAGAGATGGAATCGGATGCAACAAAAAGAAGCTACTGCTTCAAAGTCTCAGGATGAAAGCTCCAGACGAGTGAAGTCTGAATCAGATGTGCCATATGAGCCAGCAGCTAAGTCTCAGGTTCCAAACAATCCCAAAAGATCAGACGTTGTGCAATATTCAATCAAATCAGACGTTTCAAGTAGAAGTGATTCAAAAAGTTTTAAAGTGTCAGAGAGTCTAATGGAGTCTCCAAAATTTGGTGCAACTGCAAGTCCAACTCTCTTTGATGAGATATCATCTTTGAATCAAGAAAGTTATCCGCAATCCCCTGATTACCTCTCCCAGCTAGACCTACCTTCAGGGAATAGTTTGTTTGGATCTGTTTCTCCCTACTCCCTTAATGTGGAGAGCACAAGTGAAACACGTAACTCATCTCAAAACAGAATGCCTTTGGGAGCTACATGTGGTCCTCGAGAGGAACTACAATTTAATTCCACCCTGCAAGCAACAAACCAACAAACCATGCCCTTCACGCCCATGTTTGTTGCAACATCAAGGAATCGCTCCGGCAGTGATGTGTTCCTCAGCCCAAAGAAGTCTCCAAAGCAGCAGTTCCTGTACCGCTCTCCTGCAGATCGACAGACGCCCTCACCACCCAGTCACATCCCATCTCCACCATCATGCCTACAGAAATCACCACCTGATTACAGGTCGACAACTGCACAAGCCAATCCTGTAGGGTTGTTGAACAACCAATCCACTTCCTTGGCAGGTCAATCACAAGACCATTCTTTAGGGAGACGTAATGATTCAACTTCTTCggacatcaccaccatcatcagacAGCTTTCTCGCTCTGTTGTGGAAGACACATTGCCCTCACTGTTATCTGTGCCTTTACCAGTCACGCCAAAGGGAGATGGAGGTGGCTATGGGCTCAGTCTTGATATAGAGGAACTGATGGGAGAATCTCTTGACCCCAATGTCCAAATAAATGATGG CAGATGTGATTCCGCTCCTCTCTCTGCCTCACTCctctctgattggctggatgTCCGCAACCTGAACTCTGAAGATATGAAGGCGATTGAGCAGGATGTGCGTATCCTGACGAATGAGAACTTACGCGATATACAACGTGAGCTGGGGCTCACTTCACCTGTAGGTATACCGGTCATACCACCTTTGGGTGCAGGGCAGTCAGACAGGAACCGAAAGATGTAA